The following nucleotide sequence is from Burkholderia gladioli.
ACGATCGCCCAGGGCCAGCGCTTCCAGCGCTTGCGAGGCCGCCGGCGCGATCGCGTCGAAAATGCCGAGCAGCGCGTGGGAAAACCCCACATCGTCGCCGGCGATCAGGCTCGGGTAATTGAAGTCGTCGCCCGTGTACATCCGCACCGACGCCGGCAGGCAGCGCCGGAACGACACCTCCTTCGCGTCGTCGAGCAAGGAGATCTTGATGCCGTCGATCTTCGCGGCATTCACGCCGATGATCTCGAGGCACACGTTAGCCGCGCTCTCGAAATCCTCGCAGCCCCAATAGCCGCGCAGCTCGGGATCGAAGGCATCTCCCAGCCAATGCAGGATCACCGGCTGGTTGCACATCGACAGCACTTCCCGGTAGACGCGGCAATAATCGCCCGGTTCGCGCGCGACCCGCGCCAGCGCACGGCTGGCCATGAGAATGATGCGCCCGCCAAGTTTCTGGATCGCTTCCACCTGGGTCGCGTAGGCCTGGATCACGTCATCGCACGAGTTGGCCTCGCTCGCGGGAAGGTGGTCGGTGCCGCAACCCGATGCGATCGAGGCGCCCGGAATGTCGCGGGTTTCGCCGATG
It contains:
- a CDS encoding dihydrodipicolinate synthase family protein, producing the protein MTLDIKLPSQDGMLRQYRLTGTPLIPRAPRAPFNRIAYSAAHVAADPLRAGELSEAGAIDWQRTIEYRRYLLGQGLGIAEAMDTAQRGMGLGWGRALELIARSIGETRDIPGASIASGCGTDHLPASEANSCDDVIQAYATQVEAIQKLGGRIILMASRALARVAREPGDYCRVYREVLSMCNQPVILHWLGDAFDPELRGYWGCEDFESAANVCLEIIGVNAAKIDGIKISLLDDAKEVSFRRCLPASVRMYTGDDFNYPSLIAGDDVGFSHALLGIFDAIAPAASQALEALALGDRAGFDTLLAPTVPLSRHIFRAPTQYYKTGVVFLAYLNGFQDHFFMLGGHHGARPPAYLAEVLRLADQAGLLRNPELAVARARAVLAPLGCAG